The Acetomicrobium flavidum genome window below encodes:
- a CDS encoding DUF445 domain-containing protein, translating into MARMDDSVREAKILDFIKNLTSAFFVVISVIGFLFAKAGRPWGEMLSAVGVSGAVGIFTNILAVKMLFRPIYIPLIGVPIPGSGVIAKNRDRILDTFANEVRNRLLTPDALKQAVSDEAFFQSVSPVLQREIMRLYLRRDNLRALLRVLEKPLTDFFSSPGFEQMVRERLIDVERSHFVLSLASKVGLFQVENLTKWIVSLVKDRWIHFLQGEEGLRELQRQVALMLSKISWEEGDAIKVFRETFERIVRRILERIDLGELAKRSLGEVEEGDVEAYLEKLAHKYLFWIEMWGGIVGAIIGLFMGIWFVI; encoded by the coding sequence ATGGCTCGGATGGATGACAGCGTAAGAGAAGCCAAGATATTGGATTTCATAAAGAACTTGACATCGGCGTTCTTCGTGGTGATCTCGGTCATCGGTTTTTTATTCGCCAAAGCCGGACGTCCCTGGGGGGAAATGCTTAGTGCTGTTGGAGTATCCGGGGCTGTTGGCATATTTACAAACATATTGGCCGTTAAGATGCTTTTTCGCCCCATATACATACCCCTAATAGGCGTGCCCATACCGGGAAGCGGCGTCATAGCCAAAAACAGGGATCGCATATTGGATACCTTTGCAAACGAGGTCAGAAACAGGCTGCTAACCCCCGATGCCCTGAAGCAGGCCGTAAGCGACGAGGCCTTCTTTCAGTCCGTAAGCCCGGTATTGCAGCGCGAGATAATGCGGCTTTACCTGAGGAGGGATAACTTAAGGGCACTTTTGAGGGTGCTGGAAAAGCCGCTCACCGATTTTTTCAGCAGCCCGGGATTTGAGCAGATGGTAAGAGAAAGGCTGATAGACGTCGAGCGGTCGCATTTTGTCCTGTCTTTGGCCTCCAAGGTGGGCCTGTTTCAGGTGGAAAACCTGACCAAATGGATAGTTTCCCTGGTGAAGGACAGGTGGATACATTTCTTGCAGGGGGAGGAGGGTTTAAGGGAGCTTCAAAGACAGGTGGCATTGATGCTTTCCAAGATCTCCTGGGAGGAGGGGGATGCCATAAAGGTCTTTAGGGAGACCTTCGAGAGGATCGTTCGCCGGATATTGGAAAGGATCGATTTGGGTGAGCTTGCGAAGAGGTCTTTAGGCGAAGTGGAGGAAGGAGATGTGGAGGCTTACCTTGAAAAGCTGGCCCACAAGTACCTCTTCTGGATAGAGATGTGGGGTGGCATAGTTGGTGCTATCATAGGCTTGTTCATGGGCATATGGTTTGTGATATAG
- a CDS encoding polyribonucleotide nucleotidyltransferase — MSDEMNFEMEIGGEALTFSTGHLAKQANGAVYARYGDTTVLVTACMEDTPREDVDFFPLIVDYEERFYAAGKIPGGFIKREGKPSETAILSARLVDRSIRSLFPEHMKNDVHVVATVLSVDQVNPPNMLAINAASAALVISDIPWDGPVGAVRVGYIDGRLVINPKESDMQGSVLDLVVAGHKDGITMVEGGANEVPEDVLIDALELAQEEIRRLVDFQLRMKEAVGKVKSEIPSPIEVPEIEEFVERNLYGEIYEAVKIHAKKERSDAIKAIEQKAWERFEEAYPEHEAYISEVVTRFVKKAMRSLILDEGKRADGRAMDELRPITCEVGFLPRVHGSAVFTRGETQALVVTTLGMAGEDEQILDGLKLDEPPKRFMLHYNFPPFSVGEVRPMRGPGRREIGHGALAERAVKPLIPSETEFPYIIRVVSDILESNGSSSMASVCGASLSLMDAGVPIRKSVAGIAMGLIKEGERVAILTDIQGLEDHYGDMDFKVAGTRDGVTALQMDNKAGGITRDILVQALEQAKRGRLQILDIMDAVISSPREELSQYAPRIYTMNIDPDKIRDVIGPGGKTIRNIVQKTGVKIDIGDEGVTYIAASSEAAAHEAMSMIKSLTKEVEPGEVYLGKVTRLTSFGAFVELLPGKEGLLHISEVSSSHVPKVEDFFKVGDPVLVVVKEIDELGRINLSRKRILENPDDFPLTPEMREFLEEDRKRDSSLTKKRDSDKGRHPRPKRD, encoded by the coding sequence ATGAGCGATGAAATGAACTTTGAGATGGAGATAGGCGGAGAGGCTCTTACCTTTTCGACCGGGCATCTCGCAAAACAGGCCAACGGTGCAGTATATGCCCGTTATGGAGATACAACCGTCCTTGTCACGGCATGCATGGAAGATACCCCCAGGGAAGATGTGGACTTCTTTCCCCTCATAGTGGATTATGAGGAGCGTTTTTACGCTGCCGGCAAGATACCAGGCGGTTTCATCAAAAGGGAGGGAAAGCCCTCGGAGACGGCCATTTTGAGCGCCAGGCTCGTGGACAGGTCCATAAGGTCGCTGTTTCCAGAGCATATGAAAAATGACGTTCACGTGGTAGCCACGGTGCTGTCGGTAGATCAGGTCAATCCGCCCAACATGCTGGCCATAAATGCCGCCTCTGCAGCGCTCGTCATCTCGGACATCCCCTGGGACGGACCCGTAGGAGCCGTTCGCGTGGGCTACATAGACGGCCGTCTGGTCATAAATCCCAAGGAATCCGACATGCAAGGAAGCGTCCTTGACCTGGTCGTGGCCGGCCATAAAGACGGAATTACCATGGTGGAGGGGGGAGCAAACGAGGTACCGGAAGACGTCTTGATAGACGCCCTTGAGCTTGCCCAAGAAGAGATAAGGCGCCTCGTTGACTTTCAGTTGAGGATGAAAGAAGCCGTCGGCAAGGTCAAAAGCGAGATACCTTCCCCGATCGAGGTCCCGGAAATTGAGGAGTTCGTCGAAAGGAACCTTTACGGCGAGATTTACGAAGCCGTCAAGATCCATGCAAAAAAAGAGCGCAGCGACGCCATCAAGGCCATAGAGCAGAAGGCGTGGGAGCGCTTCGAGGAAGCCTATCCAGAACATGAGGCTTATATCTCCGAAGTGGTGACCCGGTTCGTCAAGAAGGCCATGCGGTCCCTAATCCTTGACGAGGGCAAGAGGGCTGACGGCAGGGCCATGGACGAACTGAGACCCATAACGTGTGAGGTGGGATTTTTGCCCAGGGTTCACGGCTCGGCCGTGTTCACCAGGGGTGAAACTCAAGCCTTGGTCGTCACGACCTTGGGCATGGCCGGAGAGGATGAACAGATACTGGACGGGCTGAAGCTGGACGAGCCGCCAAAGCGATTCATGCTGCATTACAACTTCCCGCCCTTTTCCGTCGGGGAAGTTAGGCCGATGCGCGGTCCCGGAAGGCGCGAGATAGGCCACGGGGCGCTCGCCGAAAGAGCGGTAAAGCCCTTGATACCATCCGAGACGGAGTTTCCCTATATCATAAGGGTCGTATCGGATATACTTGAATCCAACGGCTCCAGCTCCATGGCAAGCGTATGCGGTGCCTCGCTGTCCCTGATGGACGCCGGAGTGCCCATAAGAAAGAGCGTGGCCGGCATCGCCATGGGCTTGATAAAGGAAGGGGAAAGGGTCGCCATATTGACCGATATCCAGGGGCTTGAGGACCATTACGGAGACATGGACTTCAAGGTGGCCGGAACGCGCGACGGCGTTACCGCGCTGCAGATGGATAACAAGGCAGGCGGGATAACCAGGGACATTCTGGTTCAGGCCCTGGAGCAGGCCAAAAGGGGAAGGCTTCAGATACTGGACATCATGGATGCCGTCATATCCTCTCCGAGAGAGGAGCTGTCCCAGTATGCTCCTAGGATATACACCATGAACATCGACCCCGATAAGATAAGGGATGTCATAGGCCCCGGCGGTAAGACCATCAGGAATATCGTCCAAAAAACCGGCGTCAAGATAGACATAGGAGACGAAGGCGTCACTTACATTGCAGCTTCCTCAGAGGCTGCGGCCCATGAGGCCATGTCGATGATCAAATCGCTGACGAAGGAAGTCGAGCCTGGAGAGGTTTACCTTGGCAAGGTTACGAGGCTGACCAGCTTTGGCGCCTTCGTCGAGCTGCTTCCCGGCAAGGAGGGGCTGCTTCACATCAGCGAGGTGAGTTCCTCTCATGTGCCCAAGGTGGAGGACTTCTTCAAGGTCGGAGATCCCGTATTGGTCGTGGTGAAGGAGATCGACGAGCTTGGCAGGATAAACTTGAGCAGAAAAAGGATACTGGAGAACCCCGACGATTTTCCGCTCACCCCCGAGATGCGGGAATTTTTGGAGGAGGATAGAAAGAGGGACTCCTCCCTGACCAAGAAAAGGGATTCGGATAAGGGTCGCCATCCCAGGCCGAAGAGGGATTAG
- the rpmH gene encoding 50S ribosomal protein L34 gives MLSVPKRTFQPHVKPRKRKMGFLARTSSPSGRRILRNRRRKGRQRLAV, from the coding sequence GTGCTGTCCGTGCCTAAGAGGACCTTTCAACCGCATGTCAAGCCTCGTAAGCGCAAAATGGGATTTTTGGCCCGCACAAGTTCGCCGAGCGGACGACGCATTCTTCGCAACAGGAGGCGTAAAGGACGTCAGAGGTTGGCAGTTTAA
- the rnpA gene encoding ribonuclease P protein component, translating into MRFGYPKSARLRRRDEFDRVFREGKMAHGRYVRMLYVEVPCDISRIGVAVGKRTGKSWARNRGRRLLKEAARRLLPWLRGGYWIVFLLSPSGLTQRAQEIYLDMANLCSREGLLVADWPGIDFTPWAKEDKNDEKDK; encoded by the coding sequence ATGCGTTTTGGCTATCCCAAGTCGGCGAGGTTGCGCCGAAGAGATGAGTTTGATCGCGTATTTCGCGAGGGAAAGATGGCCCATGGCCGTTATGTCAGGATGTTGTATGTCGAGGTTCCCTGCGATATATCGCGCATCGGTGTGGCAGTCGGAAAAAGGACAGGCAAATCATGGGCTCGAAACAGGGGGAGGCGTTTGCTGAAAGAAGCTGCAAGACGCCTCCTGCCATGGTTGAGGGGCGGATACTGGATAGTTTTTTTGCTTTCTCCTTCGGGTTTGACGCAGAGAGCGCAGGAAATCTACCTAGATATGGCAAACTTGTGTAGTCGTGAAGGTTTGCTCGTCGCCGACTGGCCCGGCATCGATTTTACGCCATGGGCTAAAGAGGACAAAAACGATGAAAAGGACAAATAA
- the rpsO gene encoding 30S ribosomal protein S15, whose amino-acid sequence MEDWKQKVIEEFKTHSADTGSPEVQVAILTYRIRYLTEHLKVHKKDFHSRRGLLKMVGKRRKLLKYLQEKDFNRYKSLIDKLGLRR is encoded by the coding sequence ATGGAAGATTGGAAGCAGAAGGTCATCGAGGAGTTTAAGACTCACAGCGCCGATACGGGGTCCCCGGAGGTGCAGGTCGCCATACTGACCTACAGGATTCGCTACCTGACGGAGCACCTCAAGGTCCACAAGAAGGACTTTCATTCGAGGAGAGGCCTCCTGAAGATGGTCGGCAAGAGGAGAAAGCTCCTGAAATACCTGCAGGAAAAGGATTTCAACCGCTACAAATCGTTGATAGACAAACTGGGTCTGCGCCGTTAA
- the jag gene encoding RNA-binding cell elongation regulator Jag/EloR translates to MSEKEVIVVEASSLEEARAIAAQEWGISPSDVVINLVEEEKKLFGILGKRLKVEARPARAIEILRAQRVLAELLEKMGLDVTLSFEDDNTIDISGDDAGIAIGRYGETLRALEHLLNLMIASSAAGAFRVRLDSGGYRSRREESIKRMAVSAARKAISRNKPVGLQPMSNWERKVVHTTLQSMEGIETRSVGQDPHRRVIVCPKPSREGKEGAKGDQGGTR, encoded by the coding sequence TTGAGCGAGAAAGAAGTTATTGTCGTTGAAGCCTCTTCTTTGGAGGAGGCGAGAGCAATTGCCGCGCAGGAGTGGGGAATAAGCCCAAGCGATGTGGTGATCAATTTAGTCGAGGAAGAAAAAAAGCTATTCGGTATCTTGGGCAAACGCCTTAAGGTGGAGGCCAGGCCTGCCCGTGCCATTGAGATCCTAAGGGCTCAGAGGGTATTGGCGGAGTTGCTGGAAAAGATGGGCTTAGATGTGACCTTGTCGTTTGAGGATGACAATACTATAGACATAAGCGGCGACGATGCCGGCATAGCCATTGGAAGGTACGGAGAGACCCTTAGGGCATTGGAACACCTCCTCAACCTGATGATTGCTTCATCCGCCGCAGGTGCCTTTAGGGTGCGCCTGGACAGCGGCGGATATCGAAGCAGGCGCGAGGAGAGCATAAAGAGGATGGCCGTATCTGCCGCCCGAAAGGCAATAAGCAGAAATAAGCCCGTTGGGCTTCAGCCGATGTCAAACTGGGAGCGTAAGGTAGTACACACTACGCTGCAGTCAATGGAGGGCATCGAGACTCGCTCGGTGGGGCAGGATCCTCACAGGCGAGTGATAGTTTGCCCGAAACCTTCGAGGGAAGGCAAAGAGGGCGCCAAGGGAGATCAAGGCGGTACACGGTGA
- the dut gene encoding dUTP diphosphatase, which produces MGDSIKVKVSRRGNALRFDMPSYMTPSSSGVDLRAAEEKTIEPGSWALIGTGLYLEIPMGYEAQVRPRSGLALKHGVTVLNAPGTIDADYRGEVGVILINLGREPFEVKVGDRIAQLVISAVCRVGFEEVESLSETARGAGGFGSTGLK; this is translated from the coding sequence ATGGGAGACAGCATCAAAGTGAAGGTGTCCCGAAGGGGAAATGCGTTAAGGTTCGACATGCCCTCCTATATGACGCCATCCTCTTCGGGAGTTGATTTGAGGGCAGCCGAGGAGAAGACGATAGAGCCAGGCAGTTGGGCCTTGATAGGCACGGGGCTTTACCTGGAGATCCCAATGGGCTACGAGGCTCAGGTCAGGCCTCGTAGCGGCCTTGCCCTAAAACACGGCGTGACCGTTCTGAACGCCCCGGGCACGATAGATGCGGACTACAGAGGAGAAGTGGGCGTCATACTGATAAACCTGGGGAGAGAACCCTTTGAGGTGAAGGTTGGAGACCGCATAGCACAGCTCGTCATCTCGGCCGTATGCAGGGTCGGTTTCGAGGAAGTGGAAAGTTTGAGCGAAACCGCCCGTGGAGCAGGCGGT
- the rpsT gene encoding 30S ribosomal protein S20 — MPNTKSAIKRIHVTERNRIYNRAWKTRTKTIVKKVATAVEQNNLDMAVQLFNEAQSVIDKAVTKGVMHRNTAARRKAMLARLIAGLRKSSEAEPTSQGSN, encoded by the coding sequence ATGCCCAATACGAAATCGGCAATCAAAAGGATACATGTCACCGAGAGAAACAGGATCTACAACCGCGCCTGGAAGACGAGGACAAAGACCATCGTCAAGAAGGTGGCCACAGCCGTAGAGCAGAATAACCTCGACATGGCGGTTCAACTTTTCAATGAGGCCCAATCCGTCATCGATAAAGCCGTAACCAAAGGCGTCATGCACAGGAACACCGCCGCACGCCGCAAAGCCATGCTCGCAAGATTGATCGCCGGCCTCAGGAAGTCGTCCGAGGCAGAGCCCACTTCTCAAGGAAGCAACTGA
- the holA gene encoding DNA polymerase III subunit delta yields MPHLVAVQLASSGRSVIAHVLGELRSLGYEQAGRLDGSVGWEELFAAATTRGLFGGRLFYVVDDADELGPFPEKFEEWIEGKEASNVIVLVYGGKCSAFPKKLMGKMDIVQGKDVPRGQRDRIRAIEELAANKGLKMTREAALLLEEWVGDFEELEGEIEKFSLSGNAIVTADLVRELSKDEGARAMYRLLDGVCTKDAITVMLALRQLEDRMELLAVISALYNRLRLAALVSSFGDQCLDALNAKFYQGKMAREATKHYGKDVLWRSVAALGLSSAAEKMGLGKGWLGLEMVLLEMIRTQPPFSDQLLP; encoded by the coding sequence GTGCCACACCTGGTGGCGGTACAGCTTGCCTCGTCAGGGCGGAGCGTGATTGCCCATGTCTTAGGTGAGCTTCGGTCCCTTGGTTACGAGCAGGCAGGCAGGCTCGACGGCTCAGTGGGCTGGGAGGAGCTTTTTGCCGCTGCCACTACCCGTGGTCTTTTTGGGGGACGTTTGTTTTACGTCGTCGACGATGCTGACGAACTGGGGCCCTTTCCCGAAAAGTTTGAAGAGTGGATTGAGGGCAAGGAAGCTTCAAACGTGATCGTGCTGGTTTACGGCGGCAAATGCAGCGCCTTTCCCAAAAAGCTCATGGGCAAGATGGATATAGTTCAGGGCAAAGACGTTCCTCGAGGTCAAAGGGACCGCATCAGGGCCATCGAAGAGCTTGCTGCAAACAAGGGCTTGAAGATGACCAGGGAAGCAGCTCTGCTCCTTGAAGAATGGGTGGGGGATTTCGAGGAATTGGAAGGAGAGATTGAAAAGTTCTCTCTTTCCGGCAATGCGATTGTTACCGCCGATTTGGTCAGGGAGTTGTCGAAGGACGAAGGGGCCCGGGCAATGTATCGCCTGCTTGATGGGGTATGCACAAAAGATGCGATAACCGTCATGCTCGCCTTAAGGCAACTGGAGGACCGTATGGAGCTTCTTGCGGTGATCTCCGCCCTTTATAACAGGCTAAGGCTTGCAGCTCTTGTTTCTTCCTTTGGTGATCAATGTCTTGATGCGTTGAATGCAAAGTTCTACCAGGGCAAGATGGCACGCGAGGCAACGAAACATTACGGCAAGGATGTGCTTTGGAGATCTGTGGCGGCGCTCGGGTTGTCTTCGGCTGCCGAAAAGATGGGGCTGGGGAAGGGCTGGTTGGGCCTGGAGATGGTGCTGTTAGAGATGATCCGGACCCAACCTCCTTTTTCCGATCAGTTGCTTCCTTGA
- the yidD gene encoding membrane protein insertion efficiency factor YidD, translating to MKRTNKALVLPKMMLVGFIRAYQIFVSPLLGRNCRFYPTCSQYAIEALERWGVIRGSWLTVKRLCRCGPWHPGGYDPVPGTDRKIGQVKI from the coding sequence ATGAAAAGGACAAATAAGGCTCTCGTATTGCCCAAGATGATGCTTGTGGGTTTTATCAGGGCGTATCAGATTTTCGTTTCTCCCCTTTTGGGGCGCAACTGCAGGTTTTACCCAACCTGTTCGCAGTATGCCATCGAGGCCCTGGAACGGTGGGGAGTAATTCGCGGTAGTTGGTTAACCGTAAAGAGGTTATGTCGATGTGGTCCGTGGCATCCCGGAGGATATGATCCCGTTCCCGGAACAGATCGAAAGATAGGGCAGGTGAAAATATAG
- a CDS encoding ISLre2 family transposase yields the protein MNKVILLQIVSNFISEILKFFCSSNVRTLAEIEDELFRMTKAFIREIVKAYFELVDEAILKDKTSRKQRGLVVERREDRRSLYTIFGDISFKRTYYFDKSHKKYVYPLDEALRLDKRQRLSKTVTVKLVETAGQVSYAKSSMNVTEGELSKQTVKNKIHSLNLEALKVEVPKKRGVEVLHIDADEDHASLQNGRSTNLPLVCIYEGTFKEGSKNRCINPIYMSGYGKDTDEFWLEVADRIYELYDPEDIKGIYIHGDGANWIKEGISWLPESKLVLDKFHLNKAILESTARQPEKRRDIYRAINTNDSNFFKKITSEMFKCASSERERKMIADFRRYITNNWQSITIRNEEDCGSSSPEGHISHVLSSRLSSRPMAWSRKGLKNVSALRAYICSGGKVKAEHVRGNDQKGDKTDKRHNFTLNLEDIFSSTVSEIGSITVLGTGKVTPLYTTLKGICHSGFDFS from the coding sequence TTGAACAAGGTTATTTTACTACAAATTGTCTCAAACTTCATCTCCGAGATATTGAAGTTTTTTTGCAGTTCCAATGTCAGGACGCTGGCTGAAATAGAAGATGAGCTTTTTCGCATGACGAAGGCCTTCATCCGGGAGATCGTAAAGGCTTACTTCGAGCTTGTAGACGAAGCCATATTAAAGGACAAAACGTCTCGAAAGCAAAGAGGATTGGTCGTAGAAAGGCGTGAGGACAGAAGGAGCTTATATACCATCTTTGGTGATATATCTTTCAAGAGGACCTACTACTTCGACAAAAGTCATAAAAAATATGTATACCCCCTGGACGAAGCATTAAGGTTGGATAAACGTCAAAGGTTGAGCAAAACAGTAACGGTAAAGCTGGTAGAGACGGCAGGCCAGGTATCTTACGCCAAAAGTTCGATGAACGTAACTGAGGGTGAGTTATCCAAACAGACCGTCAAAAACAAGATACACAGCCTAAACCTGGAGGCCTTGAAGGTAGAGGTCCCTAAAAAAAGAGGCGTAGAGGTATTACATATAGATGCAGATGAGGACCACGCATCTCTGCAAAACGGCAGAAGCACGAATCTTCCTTTAGTCTGCATATACGAGGGCACCTTTAAAGAGGGGTCCAAAAACAGATGTATAAACCCTATATACATGAGCGGTTACGGAAAGGACACAGATGAGTTTTGGCTTGAGGTAGCAGATAGGATATACGAGCTTTACGACCCGGAGGACATAAAGGGCATATACATCCATGGAGATGGTGCAAATTGGATAAAGGAAGGTATAAGCTGGCTGCCCGAGTCAAAGCTGGTGCTGGATAAATTTCACCTAAATAAAGCGATCCTTGAATCCACGGCAAGGCAGCCTGAAAAGAGACGTGATATATACAGGGCCATAAATACAAATGACTCGAACTTTTTTAAGAAAATAACCTCCGAGATGTTTAAATGCGCTTCAAGCGAGAGGGAAAGAAAGATGATCGCAGATTTCAGGAGGTATATAACCAACAACTGGCAGTCTATAACGATTCGAAACGAAGAGGATTGCGGCAGCTCAAGCCCCGAGGGTCACATTAGTCACGTGCTTTCTTCTAGGTTAAGTTCCAGGCCTATGGCCTGGAGCAGGAAGGGTTTAAAGAATGTGTCTGCTTTGAGGGCTTACATCTGTAGCGGTGGGAAAGTGAAAGCGGAACACGTAAGGGGAAATGACCAAAAGGGCGACAAGACAGACAAAAGACACAACTTCACATTAAACCTAGAAGATATCTTTAGTTCGACTGTAAGCGAGATAGGCTCCATAACGGTACTCGGCACCGGGAAGGTAACGCCCCTATACACGACCTTAAAGGGCATATGCCATAGCGGGTTTGATTTTAGCTGA
- a CDS encoding YidC/Oxa1 family membrane protein insertase translates to MGSLWQSGSDLLLGVLNFFYGISHSYGVAIILLTILVRVLLYPLSHKQLVSMKKMQQIQPRLKTLQEKYKDDKQKLNQEVMKLYREYGVNPAAGCLPLLVQLPILILLFKVIMNYDFGEEFFLGISLKHSLLSLMSQALGVATAKAGVMTVISGIVSNPAGLLNFGLYGGTLILWLLIGFVTWFQQKITTTGAASEQMAFMGWFMPLFMMFICLSLPGGVLLYWGVSSLIGVVQQVWVQRRTSVEISQKPVLYKDKPRSAEKSKAESEEVSKDV, encoded by the coding sequence GTGGGTTCTTTGTGGCAATCTGGTAGCGATTTGCTTTTGGGAGTGCTTAACTTTTTTTACGGCATCAGCCATTCATACGGAGTAGCTATCATACTTTTGACCATCCTGGTCAGAGTGCTGCTGTATCCTCTCTCGCATAAACAGCTTGTGAGCATGAAGAAGATGCAGCAGATTCAGCCCCGCCTCAAAACCTTGCAGGAGAAGTACAAGGATGACAAGCAGAAGTTGAACCAAGAGGTAATGAAGCTTTACAGGGAATATGGGGTGAATCCTGCGGCGGGTTGCTTGCCCTTGCTTGTGCAGTTGCCCATCCTGATACTTCTTTTCAAGGTGATAATGAACTACGACTTTGGGGAGGAGTTTTTCCTCGGCATATCGCTGAAGCACTCGCTTCTTTCGCTGATGAGCCAGGCTCTTGGCGTTGCGACCGCCAAGGCAGGCGTCATGACCGTCATAAGCGGTATAGTCTCCAACCCCGCTGGCCTTCTGAATTTCGGATTATACGGAGGGACCTTGATACTTTGGCTCCTGATAGGTTTTGTTACGTGGTTTCAGCAGAAGATCACCACAACAGGGGCGGCAAGCGAACAGATGGCCTTCATGGGGTGGTTCATGCCCCTCTTCATGATGTTCATATGCCTGAGCCTTCCCGGTGGCGTGTTGCTCTATTGGGGCGTTTCTTCCCTGATCGGAGTGGTACAACAGGTATGGGTACAGCGCAGGACTTCCGTTGAAATATCACAAAAGCCCGTCTTGTACAAGGACAAGCCGCGATCGGCGGAGAAATCCAAGGCGGAATCGGAAGAAGTTTCCAAGGATGTATAG